One genomic segment of Gasterosteus aculeatus chromosome 6, fGasAcu3.hap1.1, whole genome shotgun sequence includes these proteins:
- the valopa gene encoding vertebrate ancient long opsin a, protein MDTLSLSVNAVSHTVAAELPATSDPFNGPIKNIAPWNFTILAVLMFVVTSLSLSENFLVMFVTFKYKQLRQPLNYIIVNLAIADFLVSLTGGVISFLTNARGYFFLGKGACVLEGFAVTFFGIVALWSLAVLSFERFFVICRPLGNIRLQPKHAILGLLFVWTFSFIWTFPPVLGWNRYTISKIGTTCEPDWYSTNMIDHSYIITFFATCFILPLGVIFFCYGKLLRKLRKVSHGRLATAKKPERQVTRMVVVMIVAFMVGWTPYAVFSLLVTSHPSIKLDPRLASIPAFFSKTAAVYNPIIYVFMNKQFRKCLIQLFSGRGTIPDGHLDPTSERPGMSQTGEMSAIATRIPMSSTVSPRSDDSPTDCVSFAQLPIPENKVCPM, encoded by the exons ATGGATACTTTAAGCCTGTCAGTCAACGCCGTATCCCACACCGTGGCAGCCGAACTGCCCGCCACCAGTGATCCGTTCAATGGACCCATCAAGAACATCGCGCCGTGGAACTTCACCATCCTGGCCGTGCTCATGTTTGTGGTCACCTCGTTGTCCCTGAGCGAAAACTTCCTCGTCATGTTTGTCACCTTCAAGTACAAACAACTCAGACAGCCCCTGAACTATATCATAGTTAATTTGGCCATCGCAGACTTCCTGGTCTCTCTCACCGGTGGAGTAATAAGTTTCCTGACAAACGCTCGGGGTTATTTCTTTCTTGGGAAGGGCGCTTGCGTTTTGGAGGGGTTTGCTGTTACTTTTTTCG GGATCGTGGCCCTGTGGTCTCTCGCCGTCCTGTCGTTCGAGCGTTTCTTCGTGATCTGCCGGCCTCTGGGGAACATCCGACTGCAACCGAAACATGCCATCCTGGGTCTGCTGTTCGTCTGGACCTTCTCCTTCATCTGGACCTTCCCGCCAGTGCTGGGCTGGAACAGATACACCATAAGCAAGATCGGAACCACCTGTGAGCCCGACTG GTATTCAACAAACATGATCGACCACAGCTACATCATCACTTTCTTCGCCACCTGCTTCATTCTGCCTCTCGGAGTGATATTCTTCTGCTATGGAAAGCTGCTGCGGAAGCTCAGGAAG gTGTCACACGGTCGACTGGCCACTGCCAAGAAGCCAGAGAGGCAGGTGACccggatggtggtggtgatgatcgTGGCATTCATGGTGGGCTGGACGCCGTACGCAGTCTTCTCCCTGTTGGTCACATCCCACCCGTCCATCAAACTTGACCCCAGGCTGGCTTCCATCCCCGCCTTCTTTTCGAAGACAGCTGCTGTCTACAACCCGATAATCTACGTCTTCATGAACAAGCAG TTCAGGAAGTGCCTAATCCAGCTCTTCAGTGGCAGAGGAACCATCCCAGATGGCCACCTGGACCCGACCTCAGAGCGACCTGGAATGagtcaaacgggagaaatgtcAGCTATTGCGACGCGCATCCCCATGAGCAGCACCGTGTCGCCCAGGTCTGACGATTCTCCAACCGACTGTGTCTCGTTTGCCCAGCTGCCCATCCCAGAGAACAAAGTGTGTCCAATGTGA